The genomic window TGCTGCAAAAGAAGCTGGCAATCTTGAAATTACTAATTTTGTCCTCGTAGAGCTTGGAGCACAAGCATAGTGAGTGACACACATCGGTATGGAAGAATTCTCTTAAAGCTCAGTGGAGAAGCCTTAGCGGGAGATAATGCCACGGGCATTTCTCCTGAGGAGCTGTCCTTTATCTGCACAGAGATTTCTGATATTCACAATGCCGGCGTTGCTGTCGGCATTGTTGTAGGCGGCGGGAATATATTTAGAGGTGTCGCGGGAGAAGATCAGGGGGTTCGACGAACTACGGGAGATACCGTTGGAATGCTCTCTACAATGATAAACTCCTTTATGATTCAGGACTGTTTAGAGCGCCGTGGAGTACCTGCTGTTGTGCTTTCTGCAGTGCAAGCAGACAAAATCGCCGAACTCTTTACGGTACAGCGAGCAGAATCCTATCTTTCACAAAATACTGTGGTGATAATTGGTGGTGGAACGGGGAATCCCTTCTTTACTACGGATTCTGCGGCAGCCTTGCGATGTGCTGAGTTAGGCTGCGATGCCCTGTTCAAAGCAACAAAGGTTGATGGAATATACGATAAAGACCCGGTTCGGTTTCCCGATGCTCAAAAAATACCTGAGTTGACTCACCAAGAAGCCCTTGAAAAGAACTTACAGGTGATGGATGTTTCTGCATTCTCAATCTGTCGGGATAATAGTATCCCTATTCTTGTATTTAAAATGATGGAGAAACGCAATCTCCTGCGGGCCGTAACTGGAGAATCTATTGGATCACTTGTACGGAAAGGTGTATAATTATGGTAGAAAATGCAATGAACACAGCAACAGAGAAAATGGACGAAGCCCTGGATAGTTTGAAGCGTTCTTTTCAGCGTCTTCGTACTGGAAGAGCAACACCGGATATGCTGGAAGGAATAACTGTAGATTACTATGGTACTGCGACTCCTCTTAATCAAGTTGGAAATATCTCTATTCCTGAAGCTCGCCTAATTACAATTCAGCCTTGGGATAAAACCATACTTGGTGATATCGAAAAGGCCATCTTTTCTTCAGAGCTTGATCTCACACCACAAAACGATGGAAATCTCATCCGCATTCAAATACCGGCACTCACAGAAGATACCCGCAAAGATCTAGCCAAAGAGTGCAAAGCCATGGGTGAAGAAGCGAAGATATCCATTCGAAATGCACGAAGAACTGCAAATAGTATGCTGAAACAATCTTTAAAAGATAAAGAGATTACTGAGGACGACGAAAAAGCAGGTCTTGATGATATTCAAAAACTGACTGACTCATACAGCAAAAAAGTAGACGATGCTGTTGAAGTAAAAGTAGCTGATATAATGGAAATATAAGAAAGGGGGCATTTGTTTG from Chitinivibrio alkaliphilus ACht1 includes these protein-coding regions:
- the pyrH gene encoding UMP kinase; translation: MSDTHRYGRILLKLSGEALAGDNATGISPEELSFICTEISDIHNAGVAVGIVVGGGNIFRGVAGEDQGVRRTTGDTVGMLSTMINSFMIQDCLERRGVPAVVLSAVQADKIAELFTVQRAESYLSQNTVVIIGGGTGNPFFTTDSAAALRCAELGCDALFKATKVDGIYDKDPVRFPDAQKIPELTHQEALEKNLQVMDVSAFSICRDNSIPILVFKMMEKRNLLRAVTGESIGSLVRKGV
- the frr gene encoding ribosome recycling factor yields the protein MVENAMNTATEKMDEALDSLKRSFQRLRTGRATPDMLEGITVDYYGTATPLNQVGNISIPEARLITIQPWDKTILGDIEKAIFSSELDLTPQNDGNLIRIQIPALTEDTRKDLAKECKAMGEEAKISIRNARRTANSMLKQSLKDKEITEDDEKAGLDDIQKLTDSYSKKVDDAVEVKVADIMEI